A window of the Vespa crabro chromosome 8, iyVesCrab1.2, whole genome shotgun sequence genome harbors these coding sequences:
- the LOC124426319 gene encoding DNA-directed RNA polymerase I subunit RPA43, with the protein MKFRPYTGITWSLLELAGLLEDEDSHVYFERMKKHLGLHPYHMNDLGAALNEILSSGLNAYDSELQGFLLAYKNPKLLTPLGDIFYDSCFIHIDIEADFYVFRPQIGHLLKGVVHKKGANYIGVLMHKAFNVSIPKPENVENWPGDTVNIGQEVRFKVTNLDFTSRLPFIRGILNEADYLQGCKLPARVSSNGTFYAVHESDDTDNSNVEICRSTKKRKKLRKIKEDISLEKHLTKKKCLNNQDTEDEEVEENKKHSKKCITKSESIVDAENDEHLNISYDNVSYLNGNEISVKEKKKNKKSLKRKSTDISESEFDYSNVTIKVEKDTSTTDTETESKKYIKKSKKHSKKLKYSMDANGSIDYDVQNDVQSESEKHSENEFKIPIKLEKLSKSINIKEESTCHKSKSSKKQIKKSLTDSESEFGYVEIKVEDCSETECTQPYDHKKQKVKIKTEKSIVNNETDNENSFSESGKKHKRKRAETLEIELDYENVTIKKEKLDDYPSDCTSTSKKSSKNRHSNDANYNANDEYDTQNEINIKKSHKKSKVKVDLELEPQETKIKTESIR; encoded by the exons atgaagtttAGACCATATACAGGAATAACATGGTCTCTGTTAGAGTTAGCAGGTCTTTTAGAAGATGAAGATTCACATGTATATTTTGAACGTATGAAAAAGCATCTTGGATTGCATCCATATCATATGAATGATCTTGGTGCAgcattaaatgaaatattaagttCTGGTTTGAACGCATATGATTCaga ATTACAAGGCTTTCTTTTGGCTTACAAGAATCCAAAATTACTTACTCCCCTTggagatatattttatgattcaTGTTTCATTCATATTGACATTGAAGCAGATTTTTATGTATTCAGACCACAAATTGGCCATTTATTGaaag GCGTTGTTCACAAAAAGGGCGCTAATTATATTGGTGTACTTATGCACAAAGCTTTTAATGTCTCTATACCTAAACCAGAGAATGTAGAAAATTGGCCAGGTGATACGGTAAATATTGGACAAGAAGTTAGATTTAAAGTTACAAATTTGGATTTTACTAGTAGATTACCATTTATACGAGGGATATTAAATGAAGC TGACTATCTACAAGGTTGTAAATTACCTGCACGTGTTTCTTCTAATGGAACGTTCTATGCAGTGCATGAAAGCGACGATACTGATAATTCAAATGTGGAAATATGTCGGTCTactaaaaagaggaagaaattgagaaaaataaaggaagatatATCTTTGGAAAAACacttaacgaagaaaaagtgtTTGAATAATCAAGATACGGAAGACgaggaagtagaagaaaataaaaagcattctaaaaaatgtataacaaAATCTGAATCAATTGTTGATGCAGAAAATGatgaacatttaaatatttcttacgaCAATGTGAGTTATTTAAATGGCAATGAAATATCCgttaaggaaaagaagaaaaataaaaagagtttaaaaagaaaatcaacggATATATCAGAATCAGAATTTGATTATAGTAATGTTACAattaaagtagaaaaagatacGTCTACTACTGATACCGAAACTGAAtcgaaaaaatacataaagaaATCTAAGAAACATTCTAAAAAGTTGAAATATTCTATGGATGCCAATGGTAGCATAGATTATGATGTACAAAATGATGTTCAATCAGAAAGTGAAAAACATTctgaaaatgaatttaaaatacCAATTAAGTTAGAGAAATTATCAAAGTCAATTAATATCAAAGAGGAATCAACGTGTCATAAAAGTAAATCTTCTAAAAAGCAGATAAAAAAGTCTTTAACAGATTCCGAATCTGAATTTGGTTATGTTGAAATTAAAGTGGAAGATTGTAGCGAGACAGAATGTACTCAACCGTACGatcataaaaaacaaaaagttaagattaaaacagaaaaatctatcgttaataatgaaacTGATAATGAGAACAGTTTTAGTGAGTCaggaaagaaacataaaaggaAACGCGCAGAAACATTAGAAATAGAATTAGATTATGAAAATGTAacaattaagaaagaaaaattagatgaTTATCCGTCAGATTGTACGTCGACAAGTAAAAAATCTTCAAAGAATAGACATAGTAATGATGCAAATTATAATGCCAATGATGAATATGACACGCAAAAtgagattaatattaaaaagtcaCATAAAAAATCTAAAGTAAAAGTAGATTTAGAATTAGAACctcaagaaacaaaaataaaaacagaaagcatacgataa